Proteins co-encoded in one Arachis stenosperma cultivar V10309 chromosome 7, arast.V10309.gnm1.PFL2, whole genome shotgun sequence genomic window:
- the LOC130940738 gene encoding uncharacterized protein LOC130940738: MGNSLRCCLACVLPCGALDLIRIVHLNGYVEEITRPITAGEVLKANPNHVLSKPSSQGVVRRILILSPETELKRGSIYFLIPASSLPADKRRHMNGSSCKKGSSSITKSNHHKETSDHSRRQNVPIQNEIVSKDKRCSRRRDRRSNGGRSGSWQPHLESILEDLS; this comes from the coding sequence ATGGGTAATAGCTTAAGGTGCTGTTTGGCTTGTGTTCTTCCGTGTGGAGCACTAGATTTGATCCGCATAGTTCATTTGAATGGCTATGTTGAAGAGATCACACGTCCAATCACAGCCGGGGAAGTTCTGAAGGCAAATCCAAACCATGTTCTAAGCAAACCAAGCTCTCAAGGCGTGGTTCGCCGGATTTTGATCTTGTCGCCGGAGACGGAGCTTAAGAGGGGAAGCATATATTTCTTGATCCCGGCATCATCGCTACCAGCTGATAAGAGAAGACACATGAATGGCAGCAGTTGCAAGAAAGGATCATCATCTATCACCAAAAGTAATCATCATAAAGAGACTTCTGACCACAGTAGACGCCAAAATGTTCCTATTCAAAATGAAATTGTTTCTAAAGACAAAAGATGTTCTCGGCGAAGAGATCGCCGGAGTAATGGCGGCCGCTCCGGGAGTTGGCAGCCGCATTTGGAAAGCATCTTGGAAGACTTGTCATAG